The Martelella sp. AD-3 genome includes a region encoding these proteins:
- a CDS encoding UPF0262 family protein, whose protein sequence is MTTGEYRLSDVVLDESIGRASPDVEHERAVAIFDLLEENHFRPVGHAGGPYKLTLSIIEKRLIFDITLENGDKVATHILSLTPFRRIVKDYFMICESYYEAIKTASPSKIEAIDMGRRGIHNEGSQTLQDRLKGKIELDFDTARRLFTLFCVLYWRG, encoded by the coding sequence ATGACGACGGGCGAATACAGGCTGAGTGACGTTGTTCTCGACGAGAGCATCGGCCGCGCTTCGCCTGATGTCGAGCATGAGCGCGCCGTCGCCATCTTCGACCTGCTCGAGGAAAACCACTTCCGTCCGGTCGGCCATGCCGGCGGCCCCTACAAGCTGACGCTCTCGATCATCGAGAAGCGGCTGATCTTCGACATCACGCTCGAAAACGGCGACAAGGTCGCAACCCACATCCTGTCACTGACGCCGTTCCGGCGGATCGTGAAGGACTATTTCATGATCTGCGAGAGCTATTACGAGGCGATCAAGACGGCGAGCCCGAGCAAGATCGAGGCGATCGACATGGGCCGGCGCGGGATCCACAATGAGGGCTCGCAAACCCTTCAGGACCGGCTGAAAGGCAAGATCGAACTCGATTTCGACACAGCGCGGCGCCTGTTCACGCTGTTCTGCGTGCTCTACTGGCGCGGCTGA
- a CDS encoding Maf family nucleotide pyrophosphatase, which translates to MTVAKTKLVLASASPRRVDLLDQIGVKPDRILPADIDETPLAKETPRLLAGRLARGKAGVVAGMLEDDVAWRGAAVLAADTVVAVGRRILPKASSEDEAMSCLSLLSGRNHRVFTGLCVRIAGAAEESLRIVETRVSFKHLSKTEIEAYLACGEWRGKAGAYAVQGRAAAFIERLVGSYSAVVGLPLYETQTLLSGRGYNICEGWSKDGQ; encoded by the coding sequence TTGACCGTGGCAAAGACAAAACTTGTCCTGGCATCGGCCTCGCCGCGCCGCGTGGACCTTCTGGACCAGATCGGCGTTAAGCCCGACCGCATCCTGCCCGCCGATATCGACGAAACCCCTCTTGCAAAGGAGACGCCGCGGCTTCTGGCCGGACGGCTTGCCCGCGGCAAGGCCGGCGTGGTGGCCGGAATGCTGGAAGACGATGTTGCCTGGCGCGGCGCAGCCGTTCTGGCCGCCGATACGGTGGTCGCCGTCGGCAGGCGCATCCTGCCCAAGGCTTCAAGCGAAGACGAGGCCATGTCCTGCCTTTCGCTCCTGTCCGGTCGCAATCATCGGGTTTTCACCGGCCTTTGCGTCAGGATTGCCGGGGCGGCCGAGGAAAGCCTGCGGATCGTTGAAACGCGCGTCAGCTTCAAGCATCTCTCGAAGACAGAGATCGAGGCCTATCTGGCCTGCGGCGAATGGCGCGGCAAAGCAGGCGCCTATGCCGTCCAGGGCCGCGCGGCGGCCTTCATCGAGCGCCTCGTCGGCTCCTATTCCGCTGTGGTCGGCCTGCCGCTCTACGAAACGCAGACGCTCCTTTCCGGCCGCGGCTATAACATTTGCGAAGGATGGAGCAAAGATGGGCAATGA
- the yacG gene encoding DNA gyrase inhibitor YacG, whose amino-acid sequence MGNDSDVRVEPLRKPRKCPECGRPSTRENYPFCSDRCRQLDLSRWLTGSYAIPVTEDESKPGGEEQ is encoded by the coding sequence ATGGGCAATGACAGCGACGTCCGCGTCGAACCGTTGAGAAAACCCCGCAAATGCCCCGAATGCGGGCGTCCCTCGACGCGGGAGAACTACCCCTTCTGCAGCGACCGTTGCCGCCAGCTCGATCTCTCCCGCTGGTTGACCGGATCTTATGCAATTCCCGTCACCGAGGACGAATCGAAGCCCGGCGGCGAGGAGCAATAG
- a CDS encoding DUF2948 family protein, with product MSTDQLKLMALDDEDLAIISAHVQDAVFLSKDVTFSRVAGQFQLLCNRFVWENKRGFFKKPERRRAALVFKRVTAVRSIGLDRKADDEVSNMLSVTFEKTGDGPEGSLVITLSGGGEIVADVECIEVLLADLSASWEARGKPHHPR from the coding sequence ATGTCCACCGATCAACTGAAACTCATGGCGCTGGATGACGAAGACCTCGCCATCATCTCGGCGCATGTCCAGGACGCCGTGTTTCTGTCGAAGGACGTGACGTTCTCGAGGGTCGCCGGGCAGTTCCAGCTTCTGTGCAATCGCTTCGTCTGGGAAAACAAGCGCGGATTCTTCAAGAAGCCGGAGCGGCGGCGGGCTGCGCTCGTGTTCAAGCGGGTCACCGCCGTGCGCAGCATCGGGCTTGACCGAAAGGCCGATGACGAGGTCTCCAACATGCTTTCGGTGACATTCGAGAAAACCGGAGACGGGCCGGAAGGCTCGCTGGTCATCACCCTTTCGGGCGGCGGCGAGATCGTCGCGGATGTGGAATGTATCGAGGTGCTTCTCGCCGATCTTTCGGCAAGCTGGGAAGCGCGCGGCAAGCCGCATCATCCGCGCTGA
- a CDS encoding tetratricopeptide repeat protein, with amino-acid sequence MTNPTGLSGKAALALVVAAIAISGCASVRRPMTTAQYMSAEEIAALSPSQRQMASYRLETAYLSRPGSVKAGVAWSEYLKAEGRYGEANQVMREVAARNPDSGDALLHYAETQAALGYYPDALRTVRNAEAASPRDWRTFSQEGLILDQMGKPVEARMRYRQALTLSPKNPEVLSNMAVSYVLTHDLATAENYLREAIAQRDASPEVRVNLALVLALQGKQQEAERVATSGVSAEEAQANLAALQAATAPGGAWERYAVGAGGQQTAM; translated from the coding sequence ATGACCAATCCGACCGGGCTTTCAGGAAAAGCGGCACTGGCTCTCGTTGTGGCGGCCATCGCGATTTCAGGCTGCGCCAGCGTGCGCAGGCCGATGACCACGGCGCAATACATGTCCGCTGAAGAGATAGCCGCGCTCTCGCCCTCACAGCGCCAGATGGCGAGCTACCGGCTCGAAACGGCCTATCTGTCCAGGCCCGGAAGCGTCAAGGCCGGTGTCGCCTGGTCGGAATATCTGAAGGCCGAGGGGCGCTACGGCGAAGCCAATCAGGTGATGCGCGAGGTTGCCGCGCGCAATCCGGATTCCGGCGATGCGCTGCTTCACTATGCCGAAACGCAGGCGGCCCTCGGCTATTACCCGGATGCGCTGCGCACGGTCCGCAATGCGGAAGCGGCGTCGCCGCGCGACTGGCGAACCTTCTCGCAGGAGGGGCTGATTCTCGACCAGATGGGCAAGCCGGTGGAGGCGCGCATGCGCTACCGTCAGGCGCTCACATTGTCGCCGAAGAACCCGGAGGTGCTGTCCAACATGGCGGTCTCCTACGTGTTGACCCATGATCTGGCGACGGCGGAGAATTATCTGCGCGAGGCAATTGCCCAGCGTGATGCCAGCCCGGAAGTCCGGGTCAACCTGGCGCTGGTGCTGGCGCTTCAGGGCAAGCAGCAGGAGGCCGAGCGCGTTGCCACCAGCGGCGTATCGGCGGAAGAGGCCCAGGCCAATCTGGCGGCTCTCCAGGCCGCCACGGCGCCCGGCGGCGCCTGGGAACGATACGCCGTCGGTGCGGGCGGGCAACAGACCGCCATGTGA
- the hisD gene encoding histidinol dehydrogenase, which produces MAIWLDTAADDFETAFTALLSMKREVSKDVGDTVDAIIADIRANGDAALAAYSARFDDVDFSDPATPMKVGTEEMEAAIAAVDPKVIDALRLAEERIRKHHARQLPPDDSYEDDIGVTLGHRWTAVEAVGLYVPGGTASYPSSVLMNAVPARVAGVERVVMVVPAMKGKINPAVLAAAKIAGITEIYRIGGAQAVAALAYGTDTIAPVSKIVGPGNAYVAAAKRAVFGTVGIDMIAGPSEVLVIADGENNPDWIAADLLAQAEHDAAAQSILITTDKPLGEAVEQAVERQLKTLPRGEIAGASWRDYGAIITVSDLDAALSLANRVAPEHLELAVDDPDALIPKVRNAGAIFAGHYTPEAIGDYVGGSNHVLPTARSARFSSGLGVLDFMKRTSILRLGPEQLNRLAPAAIELAECEGLGAHARSVAIRLNRKE; this is translated from the coding sequence ATGGCCATCTGGCTCGATACAGCCGCCGACGACTTTGAAACCGCCTTTACGGCGCTGCTTTCGATGAAGCGCGAAGTCTCCAAGGATGTCGGCGACACCGTCGATGCGATCATCGCCGATATCCGCGCAAACGGCGATGCAGCCCTTGCCGCCTATTCGGCGCGTTTCGACGATGTCGATTTTTCCGATCCCGCCACGCCGATGAAGGTTGGCACAGAGGAGATGGAGGCCGCAATTGCCGCCGTCGACCCGAAGGTCATCGACGCGTTGCGGCTTGCCGAGGAACGCATCCGCAAGCATCACGCCCGCCAGTTGCCGCCGGACGATTCCTATGAGGACGATATCGGCGTCACGCTTGGCCACCGCTGGACGGCGGTCGAGGCCGTCGGGCTCTACGTGCCGGGCGGGACTGCAAGCTACCCAAGTTCGGTGCTGATGAATGCCGTGCCGGCCAGGGTCGCAGGCGTCGAGCGCGTCGTCATGGTCGTGCCCGCGATGAAGGGCAAGATCAATCCGGCGGTGCTGGCGGCAGCGAAGATCGCGGGCATCACCGAGATTTACCGGATCGGCGGCGCCCAGGCGGTGGCAGCGCTCGCCTACGGCACCGACACGATCGCCCCGGTCTCCAAGATCGTCGGCCCCGGCAATGCCTATGTGGCCGCCGCCAAGCGCGCCGTCTTCGGCACGGTCGGCATCGACATGATCGCCGGTCCTTCGGAAGTGCTGGTGATCGCCGACGGCGAGAACAATCCGGACTGGATCGCCGCCGACCTTCTGGCCCAGGCCGAGCACGACGCCGCGGCGCAGTCGATCCTGATCACCACCGACAAGCCGCTCGGCGAGGCCGTCGAGCAGGCGGTCGAGCGGCAGCTGAAGACCCTGCCGCGCGGCGAGATCGCCGGCGCGAGCTGGCGCGACTATGGCGCGATCATCACTGTTTCCGATCTCGACGCCGCGCTTTCGCTCGCCAACCGCGTCGCGCCCGAACACCTGGAACTCGCCGTCGATGATCCGGACGCGCTGATCCCGAAGGTGCGCAATGCAGGCGCGATCTTTGCCGGGCATTATACGCCGGAAGCGATCGGCGACTATGTCGGCGGCTCGAACCACGTCCTTCCGACCGCCCGTTCCGCCCGCTTTTCCTCCGGGCTCGGCGTTCTCGATTTCATGAAGCGCACCTCCATCCTTCGTCTGGGGCCCGAACAGCTGAATAGACTTGCGCCGGCGGCCATCGAGCTTGCAGAATGCGAAGGGCTGGGCGCCCATGCACGATCGGTCGCCATCCGCCTCAACCGCAAGGAATAG
- a CDS encoding C40 family peptidase: MELDRRLHAFRPDLADARLSGIVHADRFAVPTPAQIIVPVAPLRPKPSEAAFIDSQLLFGEIVDIFERKSGWAWVQSRFDGYVGYLPEAMLAEGEREASHVISVPRTFLYPEAELKAGPVCALSMGCRLTFIDEAETRGSRYYLCSDGTAVFADHCFPLGRAFERDPVKTALRFLETPYLWGGRSGFGLDCSALIQMAMMMAGIAVPRDSDMQELMEGEPVTRRALKRGDLVFWKGHVGIMEDAKTLVHANGATMRVTRENLDHAITRIAPVYGNPTSYLRPATGRTG; this comes from the coding sequence ATGGAACTCGATCGAAGGCTGCATGCCTTCCGGCCCGATCTCGCCGATGCGCGGCTTTCCGGCATCGTCCATGCGGATCGCTTCGCCGTGCCGACGCCGGCCCAGATCATCGTCCCCGTCGCCCCCTTGCGGCCGAAGCCGTCGGAGGCCGCCTTCATCGACAGCCAGCTTCTCTTCGGCGAAATCGTCGACATCTTCGAGCGGAAATCCGGCTGGGCCTGGGTGCAGTCGCGCTTCGACGGCTATGTGGGCTACCTGCCGGAGGCCATGCTGGCCGAGGGCGAGCGCGAGGCGTCCCATGTCATCTCGGTGCCCCGGACCTTCCTTTATCCCGAAGCCGAACTCAAGGCCGGGCCGGTCTGCGCGCTCTCCATGGGCTGCAGACTGACCTTCATCGACGAGGCGGAAACGCGCGGCAGCCGCTATTATCTCTGCTCGGACGGCACGGCGGTCTTTGCCGATCATTGCTTTCCGCTCGGCCGCGCCTTCGAGCGCGATCCGGTGAAGACGGCCCTGCGCTTCCTCGAGACGCCTTATCTTTGGGGCGGCAGGTCCGGTTTCGGCCTCGACTGTTCGGCGCTGATACAGATGGCGATGATGATGGCAGGCATCGCCGTGCCGCGCGATTCCGACATGCAGGAGCTGATGGAAGGCGAGCCGGTGACGCGCCGGGCGCTGAAACGCGGCGACCTTGTCTTCTGGAAAGGCCATGTCGGCATCATGGAAGATGCCAAGACCCTCGTCCATGCCAATGGCGCGACGATGCGGGTCACCCGCGAGAACCTCGACCACGCGATCACCCGCATCGCGCCCGTCTACGGCAACCCGACGTCGTATCTGAGGCCGGCAACGGGCAGGACAGGTTGA
- the murA gene encoding UDP-N-acetylglucosamine 1-carboxyvinyltransferase, which produces MDQIKVVGGNPLKGVIPISGAKNAALPLIISSLLTSDTLTLENVPHLADVELLMRILGNHGVDISVNGRRERQQDGYARTIHFNCPTITDTTASYDLVRKMRASFWVIGPLLAREGIARVSLPGGCAIGTRPVDLFIDGLKALGAEIEIEQGYVEAKAPKGGLVGRHYVFPKVSVGATHTLMMAATLANGTTVLENAAREPEVVDLANCLKAMGAKIEGAGTPTITIDGVTSLSGARHTVLPDRIETGTYAMAVAMAGGEVTLENSDATLLSAAIEAIRAAGAEITPTETGIHVIGHGDDIRPVDITTEPYPGFPTDLQAQFMALMTRARGTSRIVETIFENRFMHVQELARLGADISLSGQTATIRGVKELHGAPVMATDLRASVSLVIAGLAARGETTVSRVYHLDRGFERLEEKLTRCGAIVERISD; this is translated from the coding sequence ATGGATCAAATAAAAGTCGTCGGTGGCAACCCCTTGAAGGGCGTCATTCCCATTTCCGGCGCGAAGAATGCCGCGCTGCCGCTGATCATCTCTTCGCTTCTGACCAGCGACACGCTGACGCTCGAAAATGTGCCGCACCTGGCCGATGTCGAGCTTCTGATGCGCATTCTCGGCAATCACGGCGTCGACATCTCCGTCAACGGCCGGCGCGAGCGCCAGCAGGACGGCTATGCCCGCACCATCCATTTCAACTGCCCGACGATTACCGACACCACGGCCTCCTATGACCTGGTGCGCAAGATGCGCGCCTCCTTCTGGGTCATCGGCCCGCTTCTGGCGCGAGAGGGCATCGCCCGGGTCTCCCTGCCGGGCGGCTGCGCCATCGGCACGCGCCCCGTCGATCTCTTCATAGACGGGTTGAAGGCGCTCGGCGCGGAAATCGAGATCGAGCAGGGCTATGTCGAGGCGAAAGCGCCGAAGGGCGGGCTCGTGGGCCGCCATTATGTCTTCCCCAAGGTCTCGGTCGGCGCGACGCATACGCTGATGATGGCGGCAACGCTTGCCAACGGCACCACTGTTCTGGAGAACGCCGCGCGCGAACCGGAAGTCGTCGACCTCGCCAATTGTCTGAAGGCCATGGGCGCGAAGATCGAAGGGGCCGGCACGCCGACGATCACCATTGACGGCGTAACCTCGCTTTCCGGCGCGCGCCACACCGTGCTTCCGGACAGGATCGAGACCGGCACCTATGCCATGGCCGTTGCCATGGCCGGCGGCGAAGTGACGCTCGAGAACAGCGATGCCACGCTCCTGAGCGCCGCCATCGAGGCGATCCGGGCCGCCGGCGCGGAAATCACCCCGACGGAGACCGGCATCCACGTCATCGGACACGGCGACGATATCCGTCCCGTGGACATCACCACCGAGCCGTATCCGGGCTTCCCGACCGACCTTCAGGCGCAGTTCATGGCGCTGATGACCCGCGCCAGGGGCACGTCCCGCATCGTCGAGACGATCTTCGAAAACCGCTTCATGCACGTACAGGAGCTTGCCCGCCTCGGCGCAGATATCTCGCTCTCCGGCCAGACGGCGACCATCAGGGGCGTGAAGGAACTGCACGGCGCGCCGGTGATGGCGACGGACCTGCGCGCCTCGGTTTCGCTCGTCATTGCCGGGCTTGCTGCCAGGGGCGAGACGACGGTCTCGCGCGTCTATCACCTCGATCGCGGTTTCGAGCGGCTGGAGGAAAAGCTCACCCGCTGCGGCGCGATCGTCGAGCGGATCAGCGACTGA
- the infA gene encoding translation initiation factor IF-1 codes for MAKEEVLEFPGVVVELLPNATFRVKLENDHEIIAHTAGRMRKNRIRVLAGDKVLVEMTPYDLTKGRITYRFK; via the coding sequence ATGGCTAAAGAAGAAGTACTGGAATTTCCGGGCGTCGTCGTCGAGCTTCTGCCGAATGCGACATTCCGGGTGAAGCTTGAAAACGACCACGAAATCATCGCCCACACCGCCGGCCGCATGCGCAAGAACCGTATCCGCGTTCTCGCCGGCGACAAGGTGCTTGTGGAAATGACCCCTTATGACCTGACCAAGGGCCGGATCACCTATCGCTTCAAGTAG
- a CDS encoding M17 family metallopeptidase — protein sequence MPSFQFFERLSPFCTTGSETKPLYAVTPTDLERPDILPENIRLFARSAGFSAREGELLLAPGDDGGVAGALFGLGQGNAPFVTGRLSRLLPAGDWRLTGFQGDLRQALIGFAAGGYRFERYLKPSTAGKARLAVPEDCDRDAIERTVAAIFLARDLINTPANDMQPDHLEHAFERLAGHYGAEFGAIRGDDLLAKGFPLIHAVGRAGEKAPRLMELRWGRKGARSIALVGKGVCFDTGGLDIKSAAGMGLMKKDMGGAANVMALALMIMDAGLDVDLRVIVPSVENAIAGNAFRPGDIYRSRKGLTVQIDNTDAEGRLILADALTYADEELPDLLIDMATLTGAARVALGPDIAPFFTDSDAFAETLHRSGEALSDPLWRMPLFAGYDARLKTGIADLTNAPAGGMAGSITAALFLKRFIGRARTWAHFDIYGHAPADRDFGPAGGEAQAIRALFETIRTS from the coding sequence ATGCCCAGTTTCCAGTTTTTCGAACGCCTTTCGCCGTTTTGCACAACCGGTTCAGAGACAAAGCCGCTCTATGCGGTAACGCCGACCGATCTCGAAAGACCCGACATCCTCCCGGAAAATATCCGCCTTTTTGCCCGCTCGGCGGGATTTTCCGCCCGCGAGGGTGAGCTCCTGCTCGCGCCCGGCGATGACGGCGGTGTTGCCGGTGCCCTCTTCGGCCTCGGACAGGGGAATGCGCCCTTCGTGACCGGTCGCCTTTCCAGGCTTCTGCCGGCAGGCGACTGGCGGCTTACGGGCTTTCAGGGCGATCTGCGCCAGGCGTTGATCGGTTTTGCCGCGGGCGGCTACCGGTTCGAGCGCTACCTGAAGCCGTCCACAGCCGGAAAGGCTCGCCTCGCCGTGCCTGAAGACTGCGACCGGGATGCAATCGAGCGGACGGTTGCCGCCATCTTTCTCGCCCGCGACCTGATCAACACCCCGGCCAACGACATGCAGCCCGATCACCTGGAGCACGCCTTCGAACGCCTGGCCGGTCATTACGGCGCGGAATTCGGCGCGATTCGCGGCGATGACCTTCTGGCAAAGGGCTTTCCGCTGATCCACGCGGTCGGCCGCGCCGGGGAGAAAGCGCCTCGCCTGATGGAGCTGCGCTGGGGCCGCAAGGGCGCAAGGAGCATCGCCCTTGTCGGCAAGGGCGTCTGTTTCGACACCGGCGGCCTCGACATCAAGTCGGCGGCCGGCATGGGCCTTATGAAAAAGGACATGGGCGGCGCCGCCAATGTCATGGCGCTGGCGCTGATGATCATGGACGCCGGCCTCGACGTCGACCTGCGCGTCATCGTCCCGAGCGTCGAGAACGCGATCGCCGGCAATGCCTTCCGCCCGGGCGACATCTACCGCTCGCGCAAGGGGCTTACCGTGCAGATCGACAATACCGATGCGGAGGGACGCCTCATCCTTGCCGACGCGCTGACCTATGCGGACGAGGAGCTTCCCGACCTTCTGATCGACATGGCGACGCTGACGGGGGCCGCCCGCGTGGCGCTCGGCCCGGACATCGCGCCGTTCTTCACCGACAGCGACGCCTTTGCCGAAACGCTGCACAGGAGCGGCGAAGCGCTTTCCGATCCGCTCTGGCGCATGCCGCTTTTTGCCGGCTATGACGCGCGGCTGAAGACCGGGATTGCCGACCTGACCAATGCGCCGGCCGGCGGCATGGCCGGTTCGATCACCGCCGCGCTTTTCCTGAAGCGCTTCATCGGACGGGCAAGGACGTGGGCGCATTTCGATATTTACGGCCACGCGCCGGCCGATCGCGACTTCGGCCCGGCGGGCGGCGAGGCGCAGGCGATCCGCGCCCTCTTCGAAACGATCCGGACGAGCTGA